A window of Sandaracinaceae bacterium genomic DNA:
GTACCCGGCGAAACCGAGGCCCGGGATCTGCGGGTGGACGAGGTGACGGTAGAGGGGCGGGCCTCCGTCGTGGTCCTCGAGCAGCGCGCGCACGTCGGGCGCGAAGTAGGGGTAGGTGGGCGCGGTGTTCCCGCAGCACACGGCGACCACGTCCGCCTCGATGCGCTGGCCGTCGGCGAGCACGACGCCGCCCTCGTAGAACGACGCGAGCTCGGAGCGCCGGGCCTCGATCTGCCCGTGGGCGACCTGCCGGTAGTAGCTCCCGGGCGCCACGGCGCTCGCGCTTCGCAGGTCGGCCAGGAACTGCGACTTGGGCGGCATCACCGCGTCGAGCCGGCGCGCGTCCCCGTGCTCCTCCATCGCGCCGAGCTTGGCGTCGCGGCGGTGCTGGAAGAGGAAGAGCGTGGCGATGAAGTGCCAGAAGCCGCGGACCACGGGGCTCAGGTGCGTGTGCAAGAAACGTTGGGGCGGGGAGCTGTACTCCCACGACGGCATCATGTCGCTGCCGAAGCGCGCGAAGAAGGGGCGCGTGTAGTCGATGCCGAGCAGGGTGTCGGGGATCGTCCAACGAGGCGTCCGGAAGACGTGCACCGTGCGCTCGGCGACCTCGGCGCTCCACGACGCGAAGTCGAGCGCGGTCTTGCCGAAGCCGATGACCGCCACGCGCTTGCCCTCGAAGACGGAGTGGGAGTCGATCCGGGTGACGACCTCTCCCTCGAACCGCTCGAGACCCTCGAACGCCGGCACGTGCTTGGCGTCGCCCGGGTACTGGCCCGTGGCGACGACGACGTAGGCGACCCGCTCCGTCTCTCCGTCGACGGTCAGGCTCCAGCCGTCGCTCGTGCGGCTCAGCTCGGTGACGCGCTGGCCCAGGCGGACGTCGAGCTCGAACGTCTCGACCGCGGCCTCGAGGTAGCGGAGCACCTGCTCGCCGGTGGGGTGGCGATCCGGCTCGAAGGGCCACGGGAAGTCGGCGAACTGGTACTGCGGCGCCGTGTTCTGGAGGCGGACGCCCGCGTAGGACTTCGCCCACTGGCCACCGACGCGATCGGACGCCTCGTAGACCGTCACGTCGTACCCGCACCTCTGCCAGACGTTCGCGGCCGCGATGCCCGAGACTCCGGCCCCGATCACCGCCACGCGCTCCTGCTCGATGGACATGGTCCTCCTGCTCGCGACGAGCTCGGCGCCTCGTTGACGCCCCCGTGCGGAAGGCGCGCACGCTAGGCCACGGTCTGGCCGACCACAATGCCCGCACTTCGGGGCGCAATGAGGAGTGCGTTGCGGGTTCGTCGTGGTGGAGCGCTCCAACGCCGCTGCGGACACGGACGGCCCGATCGGATAGGTGTCTTGACCATGTCGCACGCTCTCGAAGTCGTGGAAGCTACGCCCGACCACGCGCTCGGACGCGTTGGCGGCGCCGTCCTGTACATCTGGCGCGGTGTCACCACGGTGCGCGCCGCGAACCGGTTGAGGCAGCTCTCGAGCGAGGCGCGCGCCGACGCGGGAGACGGTGAGGGCATCCTGCTCGGCGTGGTCACCGAGGGGGCGCCGCCCCCGGAGGCCGACGCTCGCGGCGCGCTGGCGGAGGTGTTGAGCTCGGGCGCCGGTTACTTCCAGGTGTCCGCCCTCGTCTGCGAGGGAGCGGGGTTTCACGGATCCATGGTCCGCGCCGTGGCCACCGGTCTGAACCTCCTCGCGCGGCCGCCGTTCCCCCACCGGGTCTTCGCGACGGTCCCGTCGGCGACCGAGTGGTTGGACGAGCGCGCGCGCGCGGCGGGTCTCGCCCGGTACCGCGCGTCCGACGTCGCGTCGCAGATGGAGGCGCTCCGCGCTGCGCCGATGCGCTGAGCGTCTTCGCTCGCGCGCCCGGCTCTGCTATCTGCATCCCATGTGGAGAACCCGGAGCCTGGTTGCGTTCGCGAGCCTCTCGATGCTGGCCTGTGGGGCCGCGGAGGGGGAGCCGGCGCGCGCCGAGCACGCGCATCACGCGGGCGGAGGCGATCATCACCACGGTGCTGCCGATCATGGCGGGCACGGCCACGACCACTCGAGCCCGGCCGCGCTGCGCCCGCTCATGCGGGACCTCTTCGCGAAGATGGGGGAGCTCCGCGGCGCGCTCGAGTCGGGCGAGGTGAACGAGGCGGCCACGCACGCGCGCGCGATCGCGGTGGCCTGCGACGACCAGGACGTCCACCACGTGGACCCCCAGCAGTTCGGACCGCGCTTCGCCGAGATCGATCAGCAGCTGCACGGGGCGGCGGCCGAGATGGCCGCGGTGGCCGAGGCGGGCGACCTCGAGGCGGCGCGCGCACGCTACGGCGATCTGCACGCGGCCTGCGTCGCTTGCCACG
This region includes:
- a CDS encoding cytochrome c; translated protein: MWRTRSLVAFASLSMLACGAAEGEPARAEHAHHAGGGDHHHGAADHGGHGHDHSSPAALRPLMRDLFAKMGELRGALESGEVNEAATHARAIAVACDDQDVHHVDPQQFGPRFAEIDQQLHGAAAEMAAVAEAGDLEAARARYGDLHAACVACHAQAPTAQRVDLSAIAGR
- a CDS encoding NAD(P)/FAD-dependent oxidoreductase is translated as MSIEQERVAVIGAGVSGIAAANVWQRCGYDVTVYEASDRVGGQWAKSYAGVRLQNTAPQYQFADFPWPFEPDRHPTGEQVLRYLEAAVETFELDVRLGQRVTELSRTSDGWSLTVDGETERVAYVVVATGQYPGDAKHVPAFEGLERFEGEVVTRIDSHSVFEGKRVAVIGFGKTALDFASWSAEVAERTVHVFRTPRWTIPDTLLGIDYTRPFFARFGSDMMPSWEYSSPPQRFLHTHLSPVVRGFWHFIATLFLFQHRRDAKLGAMEEHGDARRLDAVMPPKSQFLADLRSASAVAPGSYYRQVAHGQIEARRSELASFYEGGVVLADGQRIEADVVAVCCGNTAPTYPYFAPDVRALLEDHDGGPPLYRHLVHPQIPGLGFAGYNHGFLHIALCEMGSLWQVAAHRGEIELPSSEHMQADAERVAAWKRQHSTFEPTANMAVNTRYQQTLDNLLQELGLSPWRKLPNLPAELLSRYDPTDYAGVVAEYAAKRPRARPVPSERPSAAAGAPQAARITS